A single window of Hyla sarda isolate aHylSar1 chromosome 2, aHylSar1.hap1, whole genome shotgun sequence DNA harbors:
- the LOC130357396 gene encoding 40S ribosomal protein S3a-like, with protein MTCFRPAAILMEPVAKGIKTGSPKCAAILEVPVAASGSAISDRVPAAAKTLQTPSIIKAHVDGKTTDGYLLRLFGVGSAKKCNNQIRKTSYVQYQQVRQIRKKMMEIMTRGVQTNDLKEVNKLIPDTIGKDVEKACQSIYPLHDVYVRKVKMLKKPKFELSELIELYGNGNASGKPSEKVFRPILVAPESLFSDSPAVNKVISCQSMYGHLYRDS; from the exons ATGACGTGCTtccggccggcagccattttaATGGAGCCTGTAGCAAAAGGGATTAAAACAGGAAGTCCCAAGTGCGCAGCCATACTGGAGGTTCCGGTGGCTGCATCCGGCTCCGCAATTTCTGATCGGGTACCCGCTGCAGCGAAGACTCTGCAGACACCATCGATT ATTAAAGCACATGTGGATGGGAAGACTACAGATGGCTACCTTCTCCGTCTCTTCGGTGTGGGGTCCGCAAAGAAGTGCAACAATCAGATCAGAAAGACATCCTATGTCCAGTATCAACAAGTCCGTCAGATTCGCAAAAAGATGATGGAAATCATGACCCGAGGGGTGCAAACAAATGACCTGAAGGAAGTTAACAAACTGATTCCAGACACCATAGGCAAAGACGTTGAAAAGGCCTGCCAATCTATCTATCCTCTCCATGATGTCTATGTTCGTAAAGTCAAGATGCTGAAAAAGCCAAAGTTTGAGCTGAGTGAACTTATAGAGCTCTATGGAAATGGGAATGCTTCTGGAAAGCCTTCAGAGAAAGTGTTCAGGCCTATTCTAGTTGCCCcagag TCCTTATTCTCCGATAGTCCTGCAGTTAACAAAGTTATCAGTtgtcagagcatgtatggacatttgtaCAGAGACTCTTAA